A single genomic interval of Campylobacter sp. MIT 12-8780 harbors:
- the dnaG gene encoding DNA primase, translated as MIEKQSLEQLKARADIVDIIAHYVEVKKQGASFVCVCPFHDDKSPSMHINSLKGFYHCFACKAGGDVFKFVQDFEHIDFQAAVEKVASWSNFALSYTHEKQENTKSLMHILPTLNAFYKQNLSKEKVALHYLYERKLSDEDIREFELGFAPNSNESLRLLQNENIDLQDALEAGAIKFHPEQKSYYASFIQRITFPIYDHKGLLIGFGGRSLDAKNPAKYVNSPQSKLFDKSRVFYALNLAKDAIVKSKEMIICEGYMDAIAFHKAGIKNAVAVLGTALSENHLPLIKRFEAKVILCFDSDEAGLKAAIRSALLLSTHKIDGKVIILEGGKDPADLVANGDKAKLIELLEAGVELGEFYIKELINTHSLSSALDKQLALEAVQKYCFELEPLIAQSYEPLVARLLGVKEEFIKLSKTRRPPKLQNEASFAKASNTGLQINIAELEICKFLFENPQFHSLFYEISDERYFKHQVILKAILAQKGIEEASIRELLELNLKGLNDKIEFLCSIYKLHFSVLNSSKTLSQKAALIKQILAFLDRDLLKIKKRLETGFDLFLENLLRFLNQEQDENELIFILKNLQHFSKFSKDENLLKVIEAKISKHEVQVF; from the coding sequence ATGATAGAAAAACAAAGTTTAGAGCAACTCAAAGCAAGGGCTGATATCGTTGATATTATCGCTCATTATGTCGAGGTAAAAAAACAAGGCGCAAGCTTTGTGTGCGTATGCCCTTTTCATGATGATAAAAGTCCAAGTATGCATATAAACTCACTTAAAGGCTTTTATCACTGCTTTGCGTGTAAGGCTGGTGGAGATGTGTTTAAATTTGTGCAAGATTTTGAGCACATAGACTTTCAAGCAGCGGTTGAAAAAGTAGCGTCTTGGAGTAATTTTGCCCTAAGTTACACTCATGAAAAACAAGAAAATACCAAGAGCTTAATGCATATACTGCCTACTTTAAATGCCTTTTACAAACAAAATTTAAGCAAAGAAAAAGTGGCTTTACATTATCTTTATGAAAGAAAGCTAAGTGATGAGGATATACGCGAATTTGAGCTTGGATTTGCTCCAAATTCAAATGAAAGTTTAAGACTTTTGCAAAATGAAAATATAGACTTGCAAGATGCCTTAGAAGCTGGAGCGATCAAATTTCATCCAGAACAAAAAAGCTATTATGCAAGCTTTATTCAAAGGATCACTTTTCCAATCTATGATCACAAGGGCTTGCTTATAGGCTTTGGAGGAAGAAGCCTTGATGCAAAAAATCCAGCCAAATATGTTAATTCACCCCAAAGCAAGCTTTTTGATAAATCGCGTGTATTTTATGCTTTAAATTTAGCCAAAGACGCCATCGTTAAAAGCAAAGAAATGATTATTTGTGAGGGCTATATGGACGCTATTGCCTTTCATAAAGCTGGAATTAAAAACGCTGTAGCCGTGCTTGGCACAGCCTTAAGTGAAAATCATTTACCCCTAATCAAACGTTTTGAAGCTAAGGTTATATTGTGCTTTGATAGCGATGAAGCTGGGCTAAAAGCTGCCATTCGCTCAGCCTTGCTTTTAAGCACACACAAGATAGATGGCAAAGTCATCATACTTGAGGGCGGAAAAGACCCAGCGGACTTAGTTGCAAATGGAGATAAGGCTAAACTTATAGAACTTCTTGAAGCTGGGGTTGAGCTTGGCGAGTTTTATATCAAAGAGCTGATTAACACACATAGCCTGAGCTCAGCCCTTGATAAACAACTTGCCTTAGAAGCAGTGCAAAAATACTGCTTTGAGCTTGAACCCTTAATCGCTCAAAGTTATGAACCCTTAGTCGCACGGCTTCTTGGCGTAAAAGAAGAATTTATTAAGCTTAGCAAAACAAGAAGGCCACCCAAACTTCAAAATGAAGCAAGTTTTGCAAAAGCAAGTAATACTGGCTTACAAATCAATATCGCCGAGCTTGAAATATGTAAATTTTTATTTGAAAACCCCCAGTTTCACAGCCTTTTTTATGAGATCAGCGATGAAAGGTATTTTAAACACCAAGTTATCTTAAAAGCTATTTTGGCTCAAAAAGGCATAGAAGAAGCCAGCATTAGAGAGCTTTTAGAGCTAAATTTAAAAGGCTTAAATGATAAAATTGAGTTTTTATGTAGCATATATAAACTGCATTTTAGCGTGCTAAACTCAAGCAAAACACTAAGCCAAAAAGCCGCTCTTATCAAACAGATTTTAGCCTTTCTTGATAGGGATTTACTTAAAATCAAAAAACGATTAGAAACAGGCTTTGATCTTTTTTTAGAGAATTTACTGCGTTTTTTAAATCAAGAACAAGATGAAAACGAGCTTATTTTTATACTCAAAAATTTACAACACTTTTCTAAGTTTAGTAAAGATGAAAATTTACTCAAAGTCATTGAAGCAAAAATTTCTAAGCACGAAGTTCAAGTATTTTGA
- a CDS encoding molybdopterin molybdotransferase MoeA: MLEYLKALEVLKKRILPYERIEKVAITECLGRILAEDIRAKADFPAFKTASMDGYGVKFSEQDKPLKILGKTAAGQMPSFKLKSKECVKTFTGSLLCEGADTLVPVENVRVEGDLLFVEKQVTKGFAVRQVGESYHKDELLLAKGTRLDYSELALLAELGFFHISVFIKPKIGILSSGDELKDLGESLENPAQIYSSNHLALASLVKKFGGEPLIFPLLKDEAKEVSLRLKNALKSCDLLITTGGVSMGDFDFLKQELLNYELLVDKVSIKPGRHIKIAVFEDKFILALPGFAYSAMVTFHLFARVILNHWLLQGELKTIKAFLKQDYVKKSSLLECVACNLSFEEGKVYVDLEGKKAGSSAILANLNHNAALLIAPLEAKELKKGDLAKVLLLG, from the coding sequence ATGCTAGAATATCTTAAAGCCTTAGAAGTGCTTAAAAAACGAATTTTACCTTATGAACGTATAGAAAAAGTGGCGATAACTGAATGTCTAGGACGCATTTTAGCCGAGGATATACGAGCAAAGGCTGATTTTCCAGCCTTTAAAACAGCGAGTATGGACGGCTACGGGGTTAAATTTAGCGAACAAGATAAGCCCTTAAAAATACTTGGCAAAACTGCAGCCGGACAAATGCCTAGCTTTAAACTTAAAAGCAAAGAATGCGTAAAAACCTTTACTGGCTCTTTGCTTTGTGAAGGAGCTGATACGCTTGTGCCGGTTGAAAATGTCCGTGTTGAGGGGGATTTGCTCTTTGTTGAAAAACAAGTTACAAAAGGCTTTGCAGTAAGACAAGTTGGTGAAAGCTATCACAAAGATGAACTTTTACTTGCTAAAGGCACAAGGCTGGATTATAGTGAATTAGCCCTTTTAGCTGAGCTTGGTTTTTTTCATATCAGCGTTTTTATCAAGCCTAAAATTGGCATTTTAAGTAGTGGCGATGAGCTTAAGGACTTAGGCGAAAGTTTGGAAAATCCAGCTCAAATTTATTCAAGCAATCACCTTGCCCTTGCAAGCTTGGTTAAAAAATTTGGCGGTGAGCCTCTTATCTTTCCTCTTTTAAAAGATGAGGCAAAAGAAGTAAGCTTAAGGCTTAAAAACGCCCTTAAAAGCTGTGATCTTTTAATCACTACAGGTGGGGTTTCAATGGGGGATTTTGACTTTTTAAAACAAGAGCTTTTAAACTATGAACTTCTTGTTGATAAAGTCAGCATAAAACCCGGAAGGCACATTAAAATCGCTGTTTTTGAGGATAAGTTTATCCTTGCTTTACCCGGCTTTGCGTATTCGGCTATGGTAACTTTTCATCTTTTTGCAAGAGTGATTTTAAATCATTGGCTTTTACAAGGCGAGCTAAAGACTATCAAAGCCTTTTTAAAACAAGATTATGTAAAAAAATCCTCTCTTTTAGAATGCGTAGCATGCAATCTTAGCTTTGAAGAAGGTAAGGTTTATGTGGATTTAGAGGGCAAAAAAGCTGGCTCAAGTGCGATTTTAGCTAATCTTAATCACAACGCAGCCTTACTCATCGCACCCTTAGAAGCAAAGGAGCTTAAAAAAGGGGATTTGGCTAAAGTGCTTCTTTTAGGTTAG
- a CDS encoding molybdopterin synthase catalytic subunit — MFELYKGSLNVPLLYAKWYEAYKGANLGAFVSFCGIVRAEDMLEGLSFDIYENLLRSWFSTWQERVEKEGVKLCFAHSIGDVGVHESSYLAGVFSKQRKLGLALINDFVEDFKANAPIWKYDLIKGQRIYAKDRSIKLLGAGLLSDKG; from the coding sequence GTGTTTGAGCTTTATAAGGGGAGTTTAAATGTGCCACTTTTATATGCAAAATGGTATGAAGCTTATAAGGGTGCAAATTTAGGAGCTTTTGTAAGTTTTTGCGGTATAGTTCGTGCTGAAGATATGCTTGAGGGCTTAAGCTTTGATATTTATGAAAACTTGCTTCGCTCTTGGTTTAGCACTTGGCAAGAAAGAGTGGAAAAAGAAGGCGTGAAGCTGTGTTTTGCTCATTCTATAGGCGATGTAGGGGTGCATGAAAGTTCTTATTTGGCTGGAGTATTTAGCAAGCAAAGAAAGCTTGGCTTAGCACTTATCAATGACTTTGTAGAGGATTTTAAAGCAAATGCGCCTATTTGGAAATACGATCTTATAAAAGGACAAAGAATTTATGCTAAAGATCGCTCAATCAAGCTTTTAGGCGCTGGGCTTTTAAGCGATAAAGGATAA
- a CDS encoding MoaD/ThiS family protein, translating into MIELEFLGPIQKPKLELEISTLKELKEFLQKDEELKDWLELCAISINEKIITDINTPLKHGDKIALLPPVSGG; encoded by the coding sequence ATGATAGAACTTGAGTTTTTAGGACCCATTCAAAAGCCAAAATTAGAGCTTGAAATCAGCACCTTAAAAGAACTTAAAGAATTTTTGCAAAAAGATGAAGAGCTTAAGGATTGGCTTGAACTTTGTGCTATTAGCATCAATGAAAAAATCATCACCGATATTAACACGCCCCTAAAACACGGCGATAAAATCGCTCTTTTACCCCCAGTAAGTGGAGGCTAA
- the nspC gene encoding carboxynorspermidine decarboxylase yields the protein MQILDHLDKLEFSPAYVIEERALRKNCELLANISKQSGAKILLALKGYAVSSTLKIVGEYLSGATCSGLFEAKFAKEYMDKEIHTYSPAFKDDEIDEIIALSGHIVFNSLFQFERYKHKALEAKKELGLRCNLEFSLAPKELYNPCGRFSRLGIRAKDLENVDLSGVSGLHFHALCEESAASLELVLKEFEAKFKPFIAKMKWVNFGGGHHITKKGYDTQKLINLCKKFSDTYGVQVYLEPGEAVGWEVGTLVASVIDIIKNEKNIAILDTSSEAHMPDTIIMPYTSELANARVLATREGEQVSELKNDEFAYLLAGNTCLAGDVMGEYAFKQPLNRGDKVVFLDQAHYSIVKNTTFNGVKLPNLIFLNAKGKLELIRKFEYEEYKRRN from the coding sequence ATGCAAATTTTAGATCATCTTGATAAACTAGAGTTTAGCCCTGCTTATGTGATAGAAGAAAGGGCATTGCGTAAAAACTGCGAACTTTTAGCAAATATTAGCAAGCAAAGTGGGGCAAAGATTTTGCTTGCTTTAAAGGGTTATGCTGTTTCAAGCACGCTTAAAATAGTTGGTGAATACCTCAGCGGAGCTACTTGTAGTGGGCTTTTTGAAGCTAAATTTGCAAAAGAATATATGGATAAAGAAATTCACACTTATAGCCCAGCCTTTAAAGATGATGAGATAGATGAGATCATCGCTCTTTCAGGGCATATAGTGTTTAATTCACTTTTTCAGTTTGAGCGTTACAAACACAAAGCCTTAGAGGCAAAAAAAGAACTTGGTTTGCGTTGCAATCTTGAGTTTAGCCTTGCTCCAAAAGAGCTTTACAATCCTTGTGGGCGTTTTTCAAGGCTTGGTATAAGAGCAAAAGACTTAGAAAATGTGGATTTAAGCGGAGTAAGCGGGCTTCATTTTCATGCCTTATGTGAGGAAAGTGCTGCAAGCTTAGAGCTTGTTTTAAAGGAGTTTGAGGCTAAATTTAAGCCCTTTATTGCAAAGATGAAATGGGTGAATTTTGGAGGCGGTCATCATATCACAAAAAAGGGTTATGATACGCAAAAGCTAATTAATCTGTGTAAAAAATTTAGCGATACTTATGGGGTGCAAGTGTATTTAGAGCCGGGCGAAGCAGTGGGCTGGGAAGTAGGCACCTTAGTAGCAAGTGTGATTGATATCATTAAAAATGAAAAAAACATAGCCATTTTAGACACCTCAAGTGAAGCACATATGCCTGATACCATTATCATGCCTTATACAAGCGAGCTAGCAAATGCAAGAGTGCTTGCTACAAGAGAGGGCGAGCAAGTAAGCGAGCTTAAAAATGATGAATTTGCTTATCTTTTAGCTGGAAATACTTGCTTAGCTGGCGATGTGATGGGCGAATACGCCTTTAAACAGCCCTTAAACAGAGGCGATAAGGTGGTTTTTTTGGATCAGGCTCATTATAGCATAGTCAAAAACACGACTTTTAACGGCGTGAAACTGCCAAATTTGATCTTTTTAAATGCTAAGGGTAAATTAGAGCTTATAAGAAAATTTGAGTATGAGGAGTATAAAAGGCGAAATTAA